One candidate division WOR-3 bacterium genomic region harbors:
- a CDS encoding T9SS type A sorting domain-containing protein, protein MIRKRLFVLRMIVVLCLGFVLAFAQYPDTLWSRIHSISPAGDIDDGKCIRQTIDGGYIITGACVPNGMVSAADVLLLKTDSLGQIQWVNSFGIEFMDEGLSVEQTFDGGYVIGGRALFITGPNPNSDNQSDIWLIKTDSNGDTIWTQTYGGSGHDYCTWVEQTPDSGYIMAGTMNSGRSYPPTCFLEYTQSATECAFLMKTNPIGELVWTKTYATGSYGNCARQTADGGFILAGIRVSNDQPDIYLVRTDSVGDTIWTKTIGTVDSLEFSKTIQILSDGYVIGGHIGPMPLAGVDGFVVRTDLSGNVLWTNSYGDSLSDVINAIEVASDGSLFLFGNTNCMFHIHNGNMWIFGTDAYGTLLWERTYDFALNDYCWSCTKTSDGCYAVSGLLGYMLGGDLWLAKIGMEPGVTESSQPQVGYRMVTNTPNPFSNTTKISYVVSQSGFLSIEVYDVLGRKIQTLVSRSQEPGEYSVHFDATNIPGGVYFCKLRVGDGVVATHKMLLLR, encoded by the coding sequence ATGATACGTAAACGGTTATTTGTTTTGCGAATGATAGTAGTCTTGTGCCTGGGTTTTGTGCTGGCTTTTGCGCAATATCCGGACACGCTTTGGTCTAGGATACACAGCATATCCCCTGCTGGAGATATCGATGACGGGAAGTGCATTCGACAGACGATCGATGGTGGCTATATCATCACAGGTGCGTGTGTACCCAATGGTATGGTTTCTGCTGCTGATGTGCTGCTTTTGAAAACGGATTCACTGGGCCAAATACAATGGGTGAATAGTTTTGGAATAGAGTTCATGGACGAAGGGCTTTCAGTCGAACAGACATTCGATGGCGGGTATGTTATTGGTGGCCGCGCATTGTTCATCACCGGGCCCAATCCCAATTCTGACAACCAGAGTGACATATGGCTTATCAAGACAGATTCGAACGGCGATACGATCTGGACACAAACCTATGGTGGTTCTGGACACGACTATTGTACCTGGGTCGAGCAGACACCTGATTCAGGTTATATTATGGCTGGAACGATGAATTCCGGACGATCCTATCCCCCGACCTGTTTCCTTGAATACACCCAATCAGCCACAGAATGTGCATTTCTCATGAAGACCAACCCTATTGGTGAGCTCGTTTGGACCAAAACTTACGCGACAGGCAGTTATGGAAATTGTGCGCGGCAGACTGCCGACGGTGGCTTTATACTGGCGGGAATCCGTGTTTCTAATGATCAACCTGATATTTACCTTGTCAGAACGGACTCGGTTGGTGACACGATTTGGACAAAAACTATTGGCACTGTCGATTCCCTTGAATTTAGCAAGACGATTCAGATTCTGTCGGATGGATATGTGATAGGCGGTCATATCGGTCCGATGCCGCTGGCTGGTGTTGACGGCTTTGTTGTCAGGACCGACCTGTCCGGTAATGTTCTTTGGACGAATAGTTACGGCGACTCTCTCAGTGATGTAATCAATGCAATTGAAGTGGCTTCAGATGGCAGTCTCTTTCTATTCGGGAATACTAATTGCATGTTTCACATTCACAATGGTAATATGTGGATATTCGGCACGGATGCATACGGTACTCTGTTATGGGAGAGAACCTATGATTTTGCTTTGAACGATTATTGCTGGAGCTGTACAAAGACTTCTGATGGCTGCTATGCAGTGTCGGGTCTACTTGGCTATATGCTAGGCGGTGACCTCTGGCTGGCAAAGATCGGGATGGAACCGGGTGTGACAGAAAGTTCTCAACCGCAGGTTGGTTACCGTATGGTTACGAACACTCCCAATCCGTTCAGCAATACAACGAAGATTTCCTACGTGGTATCGCAGTCGGGTTTCCTGTCAATAGAAGTTTATGATGTACTCGGTAGAAAAATCCAAACACTGGTCAGCAGGTCTCAAGAACCAGGTGAATATTCAGTGCATTTTGATGCCACTAATATCCCGGGTGGCGTATATTTCTGCAAGTTACGCGTCGGCGACGGCGTCGTCGCAACGCATAAAATGCTGTTGCTCCGCTGA
- a CDS encoding radical SAM protein → MPYKFVKDVTDLRGLKDVLGIDFSPKKTCTFDCINCGLGRTNILTDKRDEFHPPNDVFNEIKSYIDEKSAPQHIMLTGSGEPTLYAGFGRLVEMIKGEFPDIKTMVFSNFSLLYREEVRKEVVLCDIVWGNFNTVIDEEFRKIYRPHKSVTIQDVMDGLKQFKAEYDGIFEAETRFLSGINDNEKNVDGLKEYMTDINPHKYHIFDAKYGGQSLSPEFVETLRKKFEDLPFPVAYNV, encoded by the coding sequence ATGCCATATAAATTTGTGAAAGATGTAACTGACCTCCGCGGTCTGAAAGATGTGTTGGGCATTGATTTCAGTCCCAAGAAAACATGCACATTTGACTGCATAAACTGCGGTTTAGGAAGAACTAATATCCTGACTGATAAAAGAGACGAGTTCCATCCTCCTAATGATGTATTCAATGAAATCAAGTCATATATAGACGAAAAGAGTGCGCCGCAGCACATTATGCTGACCGGCAGCGGAGAACCGACCCTCTATGCGGGATTCGGCAGACTTGTTGAGATGATAAAAGGCGAATTCCCTGACATTAAAACCATGGTCTTCAGCAACTTCTCTTTACTTTACAGAGAAGAAGTTCGAAAAGAAGTTGTACTATGTGATATTGTCTGGGGTAATTTCAACACGGTGATTGATGAAGAATTTAGAAAGATATATCGCCCCCACAAGTCCGTAACCATCCAAGACGTGATGGACGGGTTAAAGCAATTCAAGGCCGAGTACGATGGTATTTTTGAAGCGGAGACGAGATTTCTCAGTGGAATAAACGATAATGAAAAGAACGTTGACGGACTCAAGGAGTACATGACTGATATCAATCCACACAAATATCATATATTCGACGCCAAGTATGGAGGGCAGTCGTTATCTCCGGAGTTTGTTGAAACGCTTAGGAAGAAATTTGAAGACCTTCCTTTCCCGGTTGCAT